The Syntrophorhabdales bacterium DNA window GATCGTCATGTTTGCCTTCGACGATTTCTCTGAATCCTTTGATCGTATCCTTAAGTGTCACGTATTTTCCCGGTGACCCGGTGAATGCTTCTGCCACGAAGAAGGGTTGCGACAGGAACCTCTGAATCTTTCTTGCCCTCGCCACGACAACCTTATCCTCTTCTGAGAGCTCGTCCATACCCAGAATCGCGATGATGTCCTGAAGTTCTTTATATTTCTGCAGGATTCTCTGAACCTCACGGGCCACAGAGTAGTGCTCGTCGCCAAGTACCTTCGGATCAAGGATCCGGCTCGTTGAATCGAGCGGATCCACGGCCGGGTAAATACCAAGCTCCACTATCTGCCTCGAAAGGACGGTCGTGGCATCCAGGTGCGCAAAGGTGGTCGCGGGAGCAGGGTCGGTGAGGTCATCCGCCGGCACGTAGATGGCCTGGACGGAAGTAATCGAGCCGCGCAGTGTCGATGTGATACGTTCTTCCAGTTCTCCGAGATCGGTAGCGAGCGTCGGCTGGTATCCAACCGCCGAGGGCATTCTGCCGAGCAGCGCGGAGACTTCAGAATTTGCCTGCGTAAATCTGAAGATGTTGTCGATGAAGAGAAGAACATCCTGTCCCTCTTCATCCCGGAAATATTCTGCGGCCGTCAATGCGGTGAGGCCTATCCTTGCTCTCGCACCGGGGACCTCGGTCATCTGCCCGTATATCAGCGCTGTCTTATCAATAACGCCCGAGCCCTTCATCTCGAGCCACAGGTCGTTGCCTTCTCTCGTTCGTTCCCCGACCCCCCCGAACACGGATATGCCGCCGTGCTGCATTGCTATGTTGTGGATCATCTCCATGATGATAACGGTCTTACCCACGCCTGCGCCGCCGAAGAGTCCAACCTTACCGCCCTTGGGATAGGGCTCCAGAAGATCGATGACTTTAACGCCTGTCTCAAGAAGCTCGATTCTGGTGTTCTGCATGACGAGTGTTGG harbors:
- the atpD gene encoding F0F1 ATP synthase subunit beta codes for the protein MSTEVMGKVVQVIGTVVDLRFPADNLPPIFGAVYLTNPTINDKPENLILEVAQHLGDSTVRCIAMETTDGVRRGQEALYKGEGITVPVGKEVLGRVLNVVGEAVDEGPPVKTAKRYPIHRPAPTLVMQNTRIELLETGVKVIDLLEPYPKGGKVGLFGGAGVGKTVIIMEMIHNIAMQHGGISVFGGVGERTREGNDLWLEMKGSGVIDKTALIYGQMTEVPGARARIGLTALTAAEYFRDEEGQDVLLFIDNIFRFTQANSEVSALLGRMPSAVGYQPTLATDLGELEERITSTLRGSITSVQAIYVPADDLTDPAPATTFAHLDATTVLSRQIVELGIYPAVDPLDSTSRILDPKVLGDEHYSVAREVQRILQKYKELQDIIAILGMDELSEEDKVVVARARKIQRFLSQPFFVAEAFTGSPGKYVTLKDTIKGFREIVEGKHDDLPEQAFYMVGAIEEAVEKAKKLMGD